The sequence ACCCGAGTTGAAACAGCGAACCCGAGGGAAGAAGGGAAGATATAAATCAACGACGTCGTTTGAATCAAAACACCCATGGAAGCGACGGTTGCTTTGGGGTTCGCTAAAAGTCCACAGAGGATGATCATGATCTCGTACCACCACCATTCCAAACAAACCGAAACGCAACTCGGAGCAGCGAGTTTCAGAAGTGGGGTCCATCCGGTCAGGCACTCGCGTGTGGGTGGGGTCCATGTGGGGACGAAGATGCCAGAGGCCATTATGTacaagatcaagaaaaacagAACAACGAAATTCGTGGCGGCGGAGGCAGCAGCGACGCCGGCGATGCCAAAACGGAAGTGGGAAACGAGGAGGAGATTAATGGGCAAATGGAAAATGGTACCAGCGAGAGAAGCCAAAGTGAGAGGATGAGTAATTCCTTGAGCTCGAAGGTAAATCCGAATTGGGTGAATGAAGGAATTACAGAGCAAATCAGGGAGGGAGAAGATTAAATAAGTATGAGCTAATTTAGTGATGGCGGGATCTTGGTGAAGGAATAAGAGGATTTTGGAGATGTTTAACCAAAGAATCGAAATGGGTAATGAAGAAACGAGAAGGAAAATTACAGAACGGTGAAGAGTTAAACAGAGGAGTTTCGGACGGTGGGCACCGAAGGCTTGAGAACAGAGTGGCTCCATTCCTAAAGCAAGGCCTGATAAAACAGAGTAACCAGTGATGTTAGCAAAAGCGATGGCTAAAGAGCCAGCGGCTAGTTCTAAATCACCCAAGTGGCCTAAAAAAAGCATGGAGATAATGGAGCGAGAGTAGAGAATGAGGGCAGTAAGAACAATGGGGAAAGCGAGAGAGAAGAGAGATTTAGCTTCGGTGATGATTTCAATGACGGACGAACGGAGGATAAGTGGGGAGTTTTTATGACGGAGTTTTGGGTCTTCAAAAGATGATAAGAGGTCTAGAAAGAGGTTGACTTGAAACGACGACGACGAGGGCGGCGACGACGGTGGAAGGAGGTcagattgagaatcaaattgaCACATAATGAAAGAAAGAGGTAATGTTGGTGTTGTTGTTGTTGAGGATGATGATTGTGTTTGTTATGGAGGTACAATTGAGAGTACAGACAGAAGCCAAAAAGCTCAATTTGTCAAATTGTGTGGAATCAACcaagaaagaaaagggaaaaaaaattgggtGTCGGGGAAGGAAATGGTATGTTTAATGTGGGAATGTCTATTTCTATGAGTGTGTGTTTGTGTGGGCGTAAGTGCAATGGCTATCATCCTTATTTATAGCCAAACAATGCCCCCAATTTTCTGTTGCCCTTCGCCCTCTCATCTACTTATTTCATCTCATCTCCTTTCAttatgattaaattataaaaatatttagattccACGGATATGAGTGTATTCTACTAGGTTGTTCAATCATAATTTGTCGTgtgataaaatttattttactttttttcttatattttgagAGTAATACTTGGGTCAAGGGGTGAGCATTAGTCGATCGAAGTCGATTTAGTAAATGTTCAAACCGATTTCTACTATCGAAGAATGAAAATCCATCAATTGGTCGGTTTTGGTTGATATGTTTGGtcaattttattct comes from Benincasa hispida cultivar B227 chromosome 2, ASM972705v1, whole genome shotgun sequence and encodes:
- the LOC120071557 gene encoding protein DETOXIFICATION 51 encodes the protein MCQFDSQSDLLPPSSPPSSSSFQVNLFLDLLSSFEDPKLRHKNSPLILRSSVIEIITEAKSLFSLAFPIVLTALILYSRSIISMLFLGHLGDLELAAGSLAIAFANITGYSVLSGLALGMEPLCSQAFGAHRPKLLCLTLHRSVIFLLVSSLPISILWLNISKILLFLHQDPAITKLAHTYLIFSLPDLLCNSFIHPIRIYLRAQGITHPLTLASLAGTIFHLPINLLLVSHFRFGIAGVAAASAATNFVVLFFLILYIMASGIFVPTWTPPTRECLTGWTPLLKLAAPSCVSVCLEWWWYEIMIILCGLLANPKATVASMGVLIQTTSLIYIFPSSLGFAVSTRVGNELGANRPGKAKLSAVVAVFVAVIMGLSATTFAVSMRNIWARIFTNDLEILRLTSTALPILGLCEIGNCPQTVGCGVLRGSARPSTAARINLSAFYVVGMPVAVGLGLFLGVGFSGLWLGLLSAQVSCAGLMLYVIGSTDWDLQAERSKELTSDVVLDNEDVEESLPLTSIIVVAENPKP